The window GACAGGCGCCGCCAGCGCGCCGGGTGGCTGCAGGGCTGCGTCGCGCGCCAGCGCCCGGCCTCGCCGGGCCAGAACGCCGGGTCGTCGTAGCCGCCGGCTTCCACGAAGCGCAGGTATCGGCCTGCCGTGACCGGCGAGGCGTCGATCTGGCAGGCGTCCAGGCGGACCGGATGCTCGACGAGCTCGTTGTCGAAAGCGAAGCCCACGCGCGCGGTTGGCCAGCCGATGCGAGCCTGCGCCGCGGGCATTTCGATGGGAGGCGCTTCGGTCATCCGTGGCAGCGCGGCCACGCCTGCAGGCGCGGGATAGCCGAGCGTGGCACGCAGCCAGGCGAAGGCCTCGCCGTGCATGTCTTCATGGAACAGCGTCAGCCGATGGAAGTACAGGGCCTCGTCACTGCCATCGCATTGCGCCAGCGCGGCCAGGCAGGCCTCGAGCTGCGCATCGAGCCGCGCGGCGATCTCCTCGCGCGTAGGCAGCGCGGCCGACCAGCGGGCGATGTGGGGAAGCCGAGACGAGTCGAACAGGGCGTCGGGGCCTGCGATCCGTGCCGGCGCGCCGGCCTGCACATGTCCGTGCGCGTCGACCGAATGCGGACCGCGCAGCACCCAGAACTCGCCGAACCAGGCGAGGTGCGACAGCTCCCAG is drawn from Variovorax sp. PBS-H4 and contains these coding sequences:
- the senA gene encoding selenoneine synthase SenA translates to MTGARTLAGEALATVLRECRARTRAWTFDLSDAQWQVPRHAGVNLVAWELSHLAWFGEFWVLRGPHSVDAHGHVQAGAPARIAGPDALFDSSRLPHIARWSAALPTREEIAARLDAQLEACLAALAQCDGSDEALYFHRLTLFHEDMHGEAFAWLRATLGYPAPAGVAALPRMTEAPPIEMPAAQARIGWPTARVGFAFDNELVEHPVRLDACQIDASPVTAGRYLRFVEAGGYDDPAFWPGEAGRWRATQPCSHPARWRRLSQQWETRWFDRWLPLDPGQPVIHVSAWEAEAYARWAGRRLPTAAEWEHAAATQPGFAWGSSVWEWTATTFAPYSGFAPGPYRDYSAPWFGDHRELRGGAFATHARLHDPRYRNFFQPGRNDVFAGFRTAAP